The Raphanus sativus cultivar WK10039 chromosome 2, ASM80110v3, whole genome shotgun sequence DNA segment GAGCTCCAACTCGAGACAGTAACATCAATTTGATCCTAAAGTTGGCTTATCAAGTCTCCCTCTATGTGATCTGGAAAGAAAGGAACTCTCGTATACATACTCAATCGTCCAGACCTGCAGCTTCTCTTATTCAGGAGATTCAGTGCCTCCTTCGAGCCAAGATGGACATCCTGACTAGAGAGCAATGGAACCTTCCGTCGACTGTTACGTTCTTATCCTCCTGGTATCGCCTCTTCGATAGGTAAGGGGTTGGGGCTTCTTCTATTCGTGTCTGTTTTCAGAGTCtgtagtttttttgttttatttgctGTTTTGTctgtaattttcttttattaataaaaacgGAAATTTtaagtggaaaaaaaaaagaaaccagaTCAACATAAACCCTAGAATTATTTTTCGAAGCTCAAACTCTTTTTCAttcatgttttattttcatcatTATAATAATGATTTGCTTGCCCCAAATGGACGTAGAGAAATTCCTTTCGTTAgacatttcataaaataaaatcgaaaGCCTCTAGAAAATCAACCACATTGTTGTGAACTTTGGAATTATTATtggattttgtttgtttttttgttttttgtttgtttttgcttttgatATTTAGTAAATGTATAATCCCTAGCCCAAATAGGTTTTTGTCTACAGGCCTAGCCCAAATTGCTTTATGATTTAGTTAATAGTTTTAGAGATcaacttttttttcatttttaacttatttgagttgaagaagaggaggaaagaTGATTTGGTTTCTATTTGGATACTAAAAGATCACGCTACTGCAGTGCATGACAAATTGGTTTTAGCAGCGTTTTAAAAAAGTGTTTTAGGTGACTGTATAAAGTATAAACGGTGCCTAAAAGCTGAATTTACATAAATTTGTTGCTTATTTTTCTATATCATTTAAAAGTTTACAAtatgtaataataaatattacaaaggGCGttacttatatattatatatgatgttattaaatattttcatgataataaattaaatacattaatttactATTCATacgtttatatttttatatatttgatgttttattttaatatttacatatttctcTTTGTTCTCCACTGTTTCGGAGTTGCTGCATCATAATGACATCAGTGTGGCTATTTGGCcgacatttatatttttatatatttgatttttgattatgatatttacatatatttctctTTGTTCTCCACTCTTTCCGAGTTACTGCATCATAATGACATCAGTGTGGCTATTTGGCTAATAGCTCTTTATTTTCAAGGTTGACGTGTTTTTTTTTAGGTCTCCCGATGCTTTTTATATTTGGAGTATTTTAGGTTCAATTTTGGAGAAAAACACTTTATTTGAAGTTTGCaaaatttcttatttaaaatttgtaaaacttcaaatatgaaattttaaattagttctttaaaaataaaacttcaaacataacttcaaaaaaaaattataatttattatggttttatatttatgatatttaatttaaatttataaaacattataatagATAGCACATGTATAAAAATGCTATAggaatattaattaacaaaatgatacagtaaaatataattttacatagaaatacataactaaatattaaattataattaaaatattacattattctataaaactattttcGTAATACTTTCATATATGATCAATTGGTGTatttgttagtttttttctaatgttgttgttatctaaatctagtttaaaaaaaattaacattttctatttaactttattttttgaaggattaaaagattaaaagacaaaatatttaaaaaatcataaatataatatataaatataaagatcaAAATGTAGTAAAAgtatgaaatttcaaatttaaaattttgaatagtgatactttatatttgaaatttcattactcaaaattttaaatttatttattttgagtaAAAAACTAagttatataatgttttttttggggATGCTCACGTTTTACTAGTTGCACTTACTTGCATCTCTGCTTAAGTTTTCGAGAAAAATAACGTTTTAGAGtgggaaaaaaaaacttgagaacgAGAGAAAAAAAAGGGTTGTCGTCTGTACACCTTTTCCGGTCGACAATGTTGGTGTCGTTTGTACTGTGAAAAGGTGGGCTTCTGTTTTCCATAGTTTAAGTTCTTTCTCTTCTCTAGATGTACTCAAATCTGGTCTATGGATTGAGCGGGAAGATGAAATCGGAATCCACCGACACAGATCTCGTCAGATCTATGATGTGTGGTGTTAGTCAACGGTTACTGGCTGTATTGAAGGGGTTCGGGTTCGGATGGCTTCGTTTGGCCTTGCCAAAGTGTGGAGGCGCGTCTGAGGCGCATAAAGAGTCTTATCAGAGGTTAATGTCGAGTTTAAGTTGGATCTGGAAACTGGAGAATAAGCTACAGCGACGGTTGTGTATGGCTAACAGACCGGTTTCTTTTCTTTCGATTGGTATTGTTTAACATCTAGGGTTTTTAGTATATGGtatttttagttgtttttctCTGGGGTTGTAATCTTTTAACCGCCAGCTAGTGGCTCCGGGATTGGTGTGTGTTTTGATCGCCGGCTTAGTTTGgtctttaaattttatgtttcgGTGTTTTAGTCCCCGTTCGGGTTCATgataataaaattctaaaagacaaaaaaaaagtggaaaTATGACTCGTCTTTAATTTGCTAATGGACTCCCCCCGCTATTAAATTCCTTTTGCTTTGTTTTTCGAGGTGGAGATGCGGCTTATCTCTGTTCGAGCTATTGCTATCGAACACTGTAGTATTTAAGAATCGATATACAGTTTGGCTTCGCGAGCGAACTCCTACTATTAAATTCTGTTAGTACTGCCTTGGTATTTAGTCCTGAAAGTGAAAAGATTTCGAGATGAAATATCTTCTTTTTGTCTTACCGGTTTGTCATTTTTTTTAggataaaaaatatatccaaatatattttcttcctcttttttgcTTTCATGTTAGTTGAGATTTCATTTTCGCGTGGATTCGTATTGGATCGGTGGTGGTTTGtcattttttctttcctttttccaCGTACTTTTAccatttattatctttttttaccCATTAGTctctatcatttttttttttataatcgtgGGAGTCCCAGACTTCGCCCAGACTAATCCCACGAGGCCGACGGCAAtccacgtattcttgcgatttaacaCTAGCCTCGGTGGCCACCGCATAAACCCAGGACACTTCCTCTTTGGCGCTTACCACTGGACCACCATGTGATGGTTCATTAATATCTATCATTCACTGAAGATGTTTTCTCTAtgctcttttttgtttttttttcttttgctgagGAATCAGTTAATTAGATTTTACAATTTGTCAATTATCTATTGTAATACTTTATCttcattttttgaaataatattatatacatagcaaaaatatatatactggaAACAGGAGGCGTCTGAGAGGTGTCGACGAGCCTACACGAAAAGTtatattagtaatttttttgatcaaatttatattagtaAATATGTGTCTAGATTCACAACTGTAAGTCTGTAAATAGAAACTCTTAATAGTTAAATTAGAAACTATAAATAGAAACAACTTTTCCGTAGCGATTTTATGAACGAATAACTGTAAAAAGGATAAATTTAAGGTTTTGggtatctaaatatatatttttagaaaaatatatccaaatatttGCTTCCTCTTTTTTGCTTTCATGTTAGTTGAGATTTCATTTTCGTGTGGATTCGTATTGGATCGGTGGTGGTTTCAGcatattttttctaaaacatcaactaattAATAATCTAAAAGTTCTAAGCATATCTATGTTCGGATATATTAAAGCAAAATTGTTTTTggcctttctttttttttttatatgaacaATTTGtcaataatataaaagaaattctAAAATGTAGCGGAAAGCCCATGACTCGGCCTCGATTAGTAGAGAAAGGTGAGAAATGAGAACAAGACAAGAGAGAACAATGAAGATGCTCTGTAGCGTACCTCCACACTAACTTTAATGAACCTACTAGATTTtcacccgcccttaaaagggcgggtacttttttgttttaaatttaatttttgatatttgtttttatttctgattatatttgtatttttcgtaattatatttgtttataaattttaatcaaaatatattttattaaataatagcaatttaaaaattgatctgatATATGCACAGTTAACACTGGGTTACGGGTCAAACTCGCCgcgctgacccgccaacccgcggattttcaattttgttttggttaaaaaatatgactcgcacaatccgcaaacaaataattttgtatccttacccgctccgcttaattttatggttatctgcgggttatatatattttaaaaattattatttaatttagttattataaaaaatatatttatattaaaaaatttatacatgatttaaattttaaattattattttcaaattcctgtattttaaaaaatatttactttttaattattattttttaaatactttacggatcgacgggtagccgcgatccaaaatccaccaaccCATTCTCAACCCCGCATAAAATACTTATAACCTGCACCCGcaaattgattttgtaaatataatctCAATAAGCAATACTATCAGAATTTAGTAGGATATATTTGGTTTTGTGAAAATAGAATTTGTTATGTACGTATTGCTTAAAAAATAGGATATTAGTggttatgaaaatatttttgttatttatatgcGTGTGTATATAAAagagttatatattttttttctagattttaccaaaaaagtaGGAATGATAGAATGTAGAAGCAGTTAGAAAAATTGTTAGTTATTGTATCTTACGTTTTGTAACCGtgaacaattatttttttttccagataacgttatatacacacataagcagttatatatagcaatgatattttttttattggacCTAACTATTATCAACAGGAcatcttcatattttaatagtattgattatgaCCCGCCTTTTTAAaagacgggtatattttttgttttttttagaaacttaagttttaaatttgtgtgtgtgtttttaaattatatttgtaatatattaatttaatttaatatctttttagtatctatattaaatatgtcaagctGTATAATTATACACCTATGccatatgcatttcagaaaccattttaaattttttaaattttattcataaaatttacaacatattatatttcttaGTAGTTACTTAACATAATTAGTTAAGAATATTCGTACTCAAAAAGACCCGACTCGGAATCGACCAAAAACCAAAGTTTCATactcagtgttttgaaaactgaTACGGACCCACGATTGAACTGATAAATCCGGTGATCCAAGATAAATAAAGTTTGGATTTTGTGaagaaaaactaatatttaaaaacctaaTAAAACCCGCTAAAACTCGTTAAACCCCAGAAACCAATTATCGATTAAACCATTGGTTGAACTAATagataaattttacttttacctTTTTCCTTTAGTTCTTAATTATGTTTCTAAAATCTGTTTtgtatagtttttattaaataagttaggtttttcagttttgtttcagttaatatattaataatgttttatttttgatttactttgaatttgaaatttaatttgttattcacattacacatataaatatttatgatttttaagtCTTGATAATATTTGTTAGATGTTATAAATCTTAATTTgttccaaaaataatttaaatactcTAAACtatgtttgatattttgtatgtcaaatgaaaaagaaatatgtAAAAACTAAAGAAACTAATTTAGGTGGAATActgacaaaaagaaaatgtaacCGAATACATGATAATATCACattgatattttaataaataaacatagaTTACCGATCACAATTTTGGTATAAACccaaaaggaaaagaaatgaaTAATTGttattgtatataatatatataactgtCAGGTTAATATATGTAAAAGAAAGAAGTGGTGCCGAAAATATTGGAGTGGAAGTTATAAAATAGGCATCGATTATTAGAAGGTGATTATGGTTGTACAGattgtttaatttgttttatatttattggaCCCAATATATATCAATAGGGCAAACTGCAAAATTAATGGAATAGATGTTAAATTTcgcaatgttttttttttttttttttttgctaaaaaacattatataactTAGTTTTTtactcaaaataaataaatttaaaattttgagtaatgaaatttcaaatataaagtattactattcaaaattttaaatttgaaatttcatacTTTTACTACAATTTCGCAatgttataataatatatattgtattggTTGGCTCTGTGAGTATGCTTAAAGTTCgatgaaaatttaataaacaaacacaaaaattGAAGGGTGTTTTGTTTAAATAGTAGTGGAAGTATATTAGCATACACTTGCACTATTTTGTTGATTTATCATCGTTATTCGTTTACATATAGGTAATTATGTTGATGAACAAAGTAATCTCGGTTAATGATATAACTAGCTAAATAAATCCTCTCGACCAGCTAAACTATCTTCTTAcatttaaattatcttttttagCAAACATTTAGATTATCTCTGTGTTAACTTTTATACAATTAAAGACTACACATATTACTGTTTTCATTactgtattattattatatttgacAAAGGGCTTTTTCATTAAGGTATTATTTACGTAAGGAATTAAAAGAAtcattttgtttcattttacaAAGTTACAAACACATCTTTTTGTCCGAATTTACAGCACATATCTATCCTTCACTTAATGAGCATGACCTTCGATTATGATTTTATCAGTGATGCTCTCTAAACCCTAGATTTATGGAATGATTTTTAGGAGATCTTTTTATGCTAATTGGTTTAACCCCTTATTTTTAAGAGCTCTGTATATATCGATGACATTTTTCGTTCAGTATACATCTAGTCTTTGGTAGTTAGAGCCCCTTCATGTATCTTCTGAATTAATATTTGTCGCTATCTTTCTGTCCTTTCTCTTCTATTTTTCATCAAACTGAAGATAAATTTTCAGTAATTTGAGGAAGATGCTTACTCTTTTCCGCCTACAATAATGACCACTTGCAGCGAGAGAAGAACATACATATAAACAAATGCTCTTTCCGTTTAATACTAgatgtttctaaaatatttgtattgtttcgaaatagatatattatataatttttaacttatTAGAAACTGTTTAACCAATTAAATTTCatagtttttaataattaactaaactattttttatttgcagTTTTAATATTCCCtccatttcattttatttgtcattCTAAATTTcgacacacagattaataaaacatttagttttatatatttactatgaaaaaacattattaccaatacacctaaccaaatttcaaccaataaaaaaatagattaaaataaaaagtcaataaattttgctttgaaatcataaaacgacatttattttgaaacaaaaattttgttctaaaacgacatataattcgaaacgAATGAGtagtatttaattaaaaatataaattttatttaacatttatgCTTTCGTCCATAATATCGTATATCATGAAATagaagaaatatttattttatttaaaaaacaaatacagtaaaatatataaacaaatttcaAAACCAACTAAAATAATACCAGAAACATGGATCtaagtaaaaattaaaagttttatagatttgtatattttattctgTTCGAATCAGACTTGTAACCGAAACATTTTCCGACTTTGagttagaatttataaaattttcactaagaaaaagaaaaaaaaacagtgccaaaataaatatattctttaATGTTTGGAAAACGTTAAATCCTCCGTAACCATGGTTCTACATATCCATGCActattttgtttgttcacaCTTCACACCCTCAAACCACTCACTTTCTTCTCACATCCTCTAAACACATATACgttaaaagtaatattttaacaaattaaattgTAGATTTAGTACTGGTGCATAATTTGGCACTATATAATAAAACCCCacgaatccaaaaaaaaaaaaagagaatacaaCCCCGCCCccaagagaaaaacaaaaactaatggAGAATCCGAGCTCATCAAACATAGAAAAGCTTCAACAAGATTGTTATAATGAGTGGATGTGTTTACAAGCCAAACGCATGACTGATCTTAAACGAGCGTTAACCAACGGTGAAAAAAACGAAGGCGAGCTTCGAGAATTGATACGGACGGTGATTGAAGATTTTGAAGACTACGCCGGTAAACGTTCGGAACATTCTCGTCGTTTTAGCTCAAACTATTTTGCTCCGACATGGAACACTTGTCTTGAAAACGCACTTCTTTGGATGGGCGGTTGTCGTCCTTCTTCGTTTATACGACTCGTATACGCCATGTGTGGGTCTCAAACCGAGCTCCGTCTTGCTAACTTCCTCCATAACGACAACATCATCGGTAAGGTCACACGCGCGACCTTGTTAATTAGTACAAGAACAAAAAGCTACTGATTAATATGTTCTTAGGGTTTCATAAATGTTATTATTCTCTTAAAATTTGCTGATTAAAGATTGGTTGCATAGGGACTACTGGACTAGGATGTATAGTTCGGAGTGTAcgtagtttaaaaaatattctagGATGGTCTTGTTTATATTCAAACGAAATGATCTACTTCCTTGAAGTcccaaaaataattttcttgtATAATTCAAGGTAGGAGACcatttttctttgaattttaaaactcAAATTGCGTTTTAAAAGATAAGGATCCTGATGTATAGTTCGAAACTCAGCTGTTAACAAGGACGAACCTAGAAGATTTATTTGATGGATGCACTAGCTAGTGGATagatttacaaaatttatgaCACGTAACTATaagtattaatattattatggGTGTACATGCTCCGTAGAGCATTTTAAACTCATTTCTGTTTGTTTCTTCTAAAATAGAGGCTATAAAAATGTAGGTATTACTTCAATTCAAAGCATTCTTCTAAAACTAAATAATGCTATATTTTACAGGAATACTTTTTTTGCCAACATACTTTACAGGAatactttttttgtcaacatatttTACAGGAATACAGTTTAGTGGAATACAAGctatatttatagttttctattttaatgatttgaaGTTATATTGTTTATCTTAAAAAGACTGTCATATATAATGTTTGAATAATTGTCATAGTTCTTATTTCCCTAATATCATAGCAAAAGTAGTTTTAAAACTTGTCATCCGTAGGTCTTAGCATGGCTCTGGATGAGACACATGGCAGGATCGACGTAGGAGGCGAGTCGATGAGTGATCTAACGGCTGAGCAATTATTCAAGATCAACGAGCTACATATGAAAACGGTGCAAGAAGAGAACAAGCTGACTAAGCAATCGGCTACTTTACAAGAAGACACGGCGGATATGCCTATCGCCGTCGCGGCGTTCTACAAAGAAAGGATCGGAGAAGCCGACGTGGAGGTGGAGCGTGCGCTTGATAAATACGAAGAGGAAATGGCTCGTATACTAGCTGAAGCGGATAAGCTGAGGTTAACCACGTTGACTAAAATCGTTGAGATTTTAACGGCTGTCCAAGCGGCGGATTTTCTTCTCGCCGGGAAGAAACTTCACTTGTCGATGCATGAGTGGGGAAGACTGAGAGAACGTCGCCGGCTTGAAGCTTGCGGTGGTGAACCGGGTGGAGATTCCGGAGAGTAATCGTTGTAGATCGGACGTTATCAAATACGAAATAGAGGACATCGggacaataatatttttaatattcgtTTTTGAACCCTTACTTTGTTTGTAGTTACTAGTTACTAGCTACTAGAATATTTTAATACGTAGATTAGAGGATGATAAAAGGTAGATTGTTTTTTGTCTTGTTTATGAGcgaaatatatatgaatagGATGCTATTAGGTTATGTTTACGCTACAAATTTGGTTATGACTCGGATACTCTGTACCCATACACGTGTGGTGTAATACGTTACATTGCTACTATATCAAATTTATGTCGACGTTGCGAATGGTGGCGAGAACATTCTGATACCCCGGCGAGAACATTCTGATACTGGGATAGATGATACATGACGAACAAAACGTACTAGTCATGGTAGCACGTGGCAGTAACATGTTTTAGAAGTTTGGCATAGTTGGAAACATGGAGAGTTTTTAATTCATGATTTaacatctttttattttttatatttttagctaaaaaataattttaaattttttagttaaattttttaaaaaaattaaaaattgtttcgAAACTAAAAACCCCAGTTAAAAAACAGGAGTTAATTATGATCTAAGTTTTTGAgcgataaaataatattttaaaagtaaataaaaagattgGAAACATAGTTGGACAACAgaaattaattatgaaaattctatataattatatataattatgctaattttataaattaatacatAAAAGTATAAAGTAAAGTTTAAAGTACCGTTTGGGGAATACTCTTAGACTGAATTTAATCACACACAAGCTTCACGCAATTAAAATCATCATATGTAATATAATAGATATGTAAACGATAAGTTGACAAGTCTTAAAAATGCTTTTAAATAGAAATGCGAAATACAAAacatatgaaaacaaaatttcaagAGGAGTTTAATTTATAAgacaaaattacaaaacaatttaAGCAACaatgctttttattttataagctAAACAAGACTAATGAAAGATACAAGGAGCATAAAGATGAGTTGCTccactttttaataatttctcTTATACATAATATTTCCTCGCAACGCCAAATTTATCTTCTTAATAATTTTCCTCCTGGCgaatatatatatctttcagAGAATCTCTCACCAGTCCACACTACACATACCTCTGAAATAAATGTTGTAAACGACGCCGTATTCTAACTTCGATGTGAGACGACAACGTTTCGGTTTCGGGTTTTAGCATAATGGACGGGACCCGTAGTGAGAAAAAGCCTGAAAAGAATCAATAGAAGGGAGGCGGTGGAGGAGAAGCATATGATACTCCGGGAATCGGCGGTAGTGGTCCCTCGTAACCAGGAGGTGGCGGTGGTGGGCTTTGGTGAATCACCGGCGGAGGTGGCGAAGATGGCGGCGGAGTATAGTGGACggccggtggtggtggtggaggtgagTTGTGGTAAACAGGTGACGGCGGAGGAGTGTAATGTACGGCCGGAGGTGGAGGCGGAGAGTGTTCTATGCAAGGTGGCAGAGGAGAAAATACTGGCGttggtggaggtggtggggaTAGATAGTGAtaaaccggtggtggtggtgagtgCGGTGGTGGAGGTAACGAGTAATGTGGCGGCGGTGGTGGTGAGCTGTAA contains these protein-coding regions:
- the LOC108840972 gene encoding protein DOG1-like 1 → MENPSSSNIEKLQQDCYNEWMCLQAKRMTDLKRALTNGEKNEGELRELIRTVIEDFEDYAGKRSEHSRRFSSNYFAPTWNTCLENALLWMGGCRPSSFIRLVYAMCGSQTELRLANFLHNDNIIGLSMALDETHGRIDVGGESMSDLTAEQLFKINELHMKTVQEENKLTKQSATLQEDTADMPIAVAAFYKERIGEADVEVERALDKYEEEMARILAEADKLRLTTLTKIVEILTAVQAADFLLAGKKLHLSMHEWGRLRERRRLEACGGEPGGDSGE